From Denitrovibrio acetiphilus DSM 12809, the proteins below share one genomic window:
- the ehuD gene encoding ectoine/hydroxyectoine ABC transporter permease subunit EhuD, with amino-acid sequence MSFDWKWGFVWDILPRLIEATGNTVMAACFGYLIAIVLGLMFALGQRTRFKVLSVVLRETVEFIRSTPLVLQIFFVFYVGPQVGVMLSPWTAGMIAIGLHYGAYLSEVYRAGIESVPKGQWEAAVSLSLSRVRTYTRVILPQAVPPAFAGMGNYLVGIFKDTPMLSVIGVAELMHTANSIGSENYRYLEPYTLVGVIFLLISLPTAWMLRILERVIRKKMGLRLR; translated from the coding sequence ATGAGTTTCGACTGGAAATGGGGATTTGTCTGGGACATTCTGCCGAGGCTCATAGAAGCAACAGGAAATACAGTGATGGCAGCCTGTTTCGGGTACCTGATAGCTATTGTTCTGGGGCTGATGTTCGCTCTCGGGCAGAGAACCAGATTTAAAGTTCTGAGTGTTGTGCTGCGCGAAACTGTAGAGTTTATAAGATCTACTCCGCTGGTGCTTCAGATATTTTTTGTGTTTTATGTCGGACCTCAGGTTGGTGTGATGCTATCCCCCTGGACAGCGGGGATGATTGCTATCGGTCTGCACTACGGTGCTTATCTTTCAGAGGTTTACCGTGCGGGTATAGAATCTGTTCCCAAAGGTCAGTGGGAGGCGGCTGTTTCACTCTCTCTCAGCAGAGTGCGGACGTATACCCGGGTGATACTACCTCAGGCAGTTCCCCCTGCTTTTGCAGGTATGGGTAATTATCTTGTTGGAATATTTAAAGATACGCCGATGCTTTCTGTGATTGGTGTTGCTGAGCTTATGCATACAGCAAATTCTATAGGTTCAGAAAACTATAGGTATCTGGAACCATATACTCTGGTGGGGGTGATATTTCTTCTTATCTCTCTGCCGACGGCATGGATGCTCAGAATTCTGGAAAGGGTGATACGTAAAAAGATGGGACTGAGGTTAAGATGA
- a CDS encoding NAD(P)/FAD-dependent oxidoreductase: MKIYDVIVIGGGPAGMMAAGTAGENGASVLLLEKMGSLGRKLLISGSGRCNLTNTITVTKDFVEHFGKKGRFLYPALNGFSTTDTISFFNGRGLVTTVEKDFKIFPESETAAEVLSVLTRYMKENRVDIRQGVIIKNIHTADNIITSVELAGNEVITCKSLIITTGGNSYPKTGSSGDGYRYAADLGHNIITPAPALVPVIVKESWVKELQGLSLRGARLAVYKENKKIAEDIHDAVFTDNGLSGPAVYNLTRKINVLDHDIELRIDQYPEDEYQELDCRVASYAEENSRKTMKKLLEKFFPPKMLPLALQQAEIDPDMRAGHFSKSARRKIVGMLKNMKLTVERFAGFEKAVITSGGVDLKEIDGKTMSSKLIGNLYFAGEVIDIDGPTGGFNLQICWSTGRLAGQSAAASIYKE, from the coding sequence ATGAAGATTTATGATGTGATAGTGATAGGCGGAGGTCCGGCAGGGATGATGGCTGCGGGGACAGCAGGTGAAAACGGCGCAAGTGTACTTCTGCTGGAAAAGATGGGCTCACTCGGACGCAAACTCCTAATAAGCGGAAGCGGACGGTGTAACCTGACCAACACCATCACTGTCACTAAAGACTTTGTTGAACATTTTGGTAAGAAAGGACGTTTTCTTTATCCTGCGCTTAACGGATTCTCCACAACAGATACTATCAGCTTTTTCAACGGCAGAGGTCTCGTCACCACAGTGGAAAAAGATTTCAAAATCTTTCCTGAATCTGAAACCGCGGCAGAAGTCCTCTCTGTACTCACACGCTACATGAAAGAGAACAGGGTGGACATCCGGCAGGGTGTCATTATTAAAAACATACATACAGCCGACAACATAATTACATCCGTCGAGCTTGCAGGTAACGAAGTGATTACCTGTAAAAGCCTTATCATCACAACAGGCGGAAACTCCTACCCGAAAACAGGTTCCAGCGGGGACGGATACAGATATGCCGCAGATCTGGGACACAACATCATCACACCTGCACCCGCTCTTGTGCCCGTTATAGTCAAAGAAAGCTGGGTGAAAGAACTTCAGGGGCTCAGCCTGCGAGGGGCACGGCTCGCTGTTTACAAAGAGAATAAGAAGATAGCAGAAGACATCCATGATGCTGTATTTACCGATAACGGGCTGTCAGGTCCTGCGGTTTATAACCTCACCAGAAAGATCAACGTACTCGACCATGACATCGAACTCAGGATCGACCAGTATCCGGAAGATGAATATCAGGAACTTGACTGCCGTGTAGCTTCATATGCTGAAGAAAACAGCAGAAAGACTATGAAAAAGCTCCTTGAAAAATTCTTCCCTCCAAAAATGCTCCCCCTAGCGCTGCAACAGGCGGAAATTGATCCGGATATGCGGGCAGGACATTTCAGTAAATCCGCACGCAGAAAGATTGTCGGGATGCTCAAAAATATGAAACTGACAGTTGAACGATTCGCAGGCTTTGAAAAGGCTGTGATAACATCCGGCGGTGTTGACCTGAAAGAGATCGACGGAAAAACAATGAGTTCAAAGCTGATAGGAAATCTTTATTTTGCCGGAGAGGTAATAGACATTGACGGACCCACCGGAGGATTTAATCTTCAGATATGCTGGAGCACAGGCAGGCTTGCAGGGCAGTCAGCGGCGGCATCTATTTATAAAGAGTAA
- a CDS encoding PAS domain S-box protein, translating into MGSQYLQRSFARVPVGYQSLDINGHIIDVNAEWCSMCGYEKKDVIGRWIGDFLSEPSREHFNVNFALFKDVGMINEVQFEMVRKDGSVLNVTADGKVSYDSFGNFIQTHCTLKSTDAEFSLDSSYQNILNKTSVPVIVFSPDTSDIVDVNIAACLYYGYLYKDFIRKSVHDLNIEPREVTSAKIKSIYNKNEVKFRIPHRLADGTIRIIETRPNKLTFGGRDYILSMIIDVTDEVRNERKLMALLELSKKLLEPNILISEITKTVLEYAKELTGAEDGYVATIDQITKNLVLHAFTGALSKYSDESRRITFFVDANGDYVTPFGQSLDLSKAFYSNNVDEYVSSDNLQKNHLDVHNFISFPVYLQEQLVGHIALVNSPKGFNDADMQVIQEISTIFALAVKGQMQLAEEYKFQEIFDSIVEGIAIFKPVGNKFIITDMNKAGCKITGYSADDIRGKPYMEVFPGATPEVVDIMQSVSKDGQPRRVSLQRYSDQRGTFVIDGYFFRMPTGFVVCLFRDLTELHTIQSELKELNENLLERVETEVGIRRRQEQIIQEQKKLADLGQMINAIAHQWRQPINALGLYSQEIVDLYEKNEITDAYIEEFGNNTMKLISHLSGTIDDFRCFFISDKEKDDFEVLNEVMSLMNLFMVQFNANDIKVTISCECLHKKFTCENLTANPGCEHSMSMVKGYRGEFRQVILNLLHNASDAIKESMKCGAIRSGEINIRVFCDDKEIRVEVGDNGSGIDDNIIDMVFNPYFTTKPAGKGTGIGLYMSKVVIEDHMGGKLSVYNNKGAVFVVTLYK; encoded by the coding sequence ATGGGCAGTCAGTATCTTCAGCGTTCTTTTGCAAGAGTTCCGGTGGGGTATCAGTCGCTGGACATCAACGGGCATATTATTGATGTGAACGCCGAGTGGTGTTCCATGTGTGGCTACGAAAAGAAAGACGTTATCGGCAGATGGATAGGGGATTTTCTGTCTGAACCCAGCAGAGAGCATTTCAACGTTAATTTCGCACTTTTTAAAGATGTAGGGATGATAAACGAAGTACAGTTTGAAATGGTCAGAAAGGACGGCAGCGTCCTTAATGTCACCGCAGATGGAAAAGTTTCTTACGACAGTTTTGGCAATTTTATCCAGACCCACTGCACACTTAAATCAACAGATGCAGAATTTTCCTTAGACAGTAGTTACCAGAACATCCTCAACAAAACAAGCGTTCCCGTTATTGTTTTTAGTCCTGACACCTCAGACATTGTTGATGTGAATATAGCAGCATGTTTATATTATGGCTATCTTTATAAAGACTTTATAAGAAAGAGTGTGCATGATTTGAACATTGAACCAAGAGAAGTTACATCGGCAAAGATTAAGTCTATATATAACAAAAATGAAGTGAAATTCAGAATCCCCCACAGGCTTGCCGACGGAACTATACGCATCATAGAGACCCGCCCGAACAAGCTCACATTCGGCGGGAGAGACTACATTCTCTCAATGATTATTGATGTCACTGATGAAGTTCGTAATGAGCGTAAGCTTATGGCATTACTTGAGCTTTCCAAAAAACTTCTCGAGCCGAACATACTGATATCTGAAATAACAAAAACTGTGCTTGAATATGCAAAAGAGCTCACAGGGGCAGAAGACGGCTATGTAGCGACTATAGACCAGATAACGAAAAATCTTGTTCTGCACGCCTTCACCGGAGCATTGAGCAAATATAGTGATGAAAGCAGACGTATAACATTTTTCGTGGATGCGAACGGAGACTATGTTACCCCGTTCGGACAGTCGCTTGATCTTAGTAAAGCTTTTTATTCAAACAATGTTGATGAATATGTTTCATCAGATAATCTTCAAAAAAACCATCTTGATGTACACAATTTCATTTCATTTCCGGTTTATCTACAGGAGCAGCTTGTAGGGCATATTGCATTGGTAAACTCCCCTAAAGGATTCAACGATGCTGATATGCAGGTGATACAGGAGATTTCCACGATATTCGCCCTTGCGGTAAAGGGGCAGATGCAGCTTGCGGAAGAATATAAATTTCAGGAGATATTCGACAGTATAGTGGAAGGTATCGCGATCTTTAAGCCTGTCGGTAATAAGTTTATCATTACTGATATGAACAAGGCGGGTTGTAAGATCACAGGGTATTCTGCTGATGATATCAGAGGGAAGCCGTACATGGAGGTTTTTCCCGGAGCAACACCTGAAGTCGTTGATATTATGCAGAGTGTTTCAAAGGACGGTCAGCCGAGGCGTGTGAGCCTCCAGAGGTATTCTGACCAGAGAGGCACTTTTGTGATAGACGGCTATTTTTTCAGAATGCCTACGGGCTTTGTCGTTTGTCTGTTTCGTGACCTGACAGAGCTCCATACCATACAGAGTGAGCTGAAAGAGCTGAACGAAAATCTGCTGGAGCGTGTAGAGACAGAGGTTGGAATAAGGCGCAGACAGGAACAGATTATTCAGGAACAGAAGAAACTTGCCGACCTTGGGCAGATGATAAACGCTATTGCACATCAGTGGCGTCAGCCTATCAATGCTTTGGGGCTTTACTCACAGGAGATCGTTGATCTTTACGAAAAAAATGAGATAACCGACGCCTATATTGAAGAATTTGGCAATAATACAATGAAGCTTATCAGTCATCTGTCTGGGACGATTGATGATTTTCGCTGTTTTTTCATTTCAGACAAAGAGAAGGATGATTTTGAAGTTTTAAATGAAGTTATGTCTCTTATGAACCTCTTTATGGTGCAGTTTAATGCAAACGACATAAAAGTTACTATCTCATGTGAATGTCTGCATAAGAAGTTTACATGTGAGAATCTGACAGCTAATCCGGGCTGTGAGCATTCAATGTCTATGGTAAAGGGGTACAGAGGGGAATTCCGGCAGGTTATACTAAATCTTCTGCATAACGCATCGGACGCTATAAAGGAGAGCATGAAGTGTGGAGCTATCCGCTCCGGCGAGATAAATATACGGGTGTTCTGTGATGATAAAGAGATACGTGTGGAGGTCGGAGATAACGGTTCAGGTATTGACGACAATATTATAGATATGGTTTTCAACCCGTACTTTACAACAAAGCCGGCGGGCAAAGGAACCGGGATCGGTCTGTACATGTCGAAAGTGGTCATAGAAGATCACATGGGGGGGAAGTTGTCTGTTTATAACAATAAGGGGGCGGTCTTTGTCGTTACTCTTTATAAATAG
- a CDS encoding molybdenum cofactor biosynthesis protein MoaE codes for MDISKKIAELKQDENFAQNVGMILVHNGVVRGTARADGSPVSKLEVQADYDKIDSIVKDIEALDGIYKVVVEARSGIMMPGDDLLFLIVAGDIRENVKPALALLLDRVKSEAVSKKEYLV; via the coding sequence ATGGACATTTCAAAAAAGATTGCAGAACTCAAACAGGATGAGAATTTTGCCCAAAACGTTGGCATGATACTGGTTCACAACGGTGTTGTCAGAGGGACGGCAAGGGCGGACGGCTCTCCTGTGTCAAAACTTGAGGTGCAGGCTGATTACGATAAAATCGATAGTATTGTCAAAGATATCGAGGCACTGGACGGCATATATAAAGTTGTGGTGGAAGCAAGGTCAGGTATTATGATGCCTGGTGACGATCTGCTCTTCCTTATTGTTGCCGGAGATATCAGAGAAAATGTAAAACCGGCTCTCGCCCTTTTGCTTGATCGTGTTAAATCTGAGGCAGTTTCCAAGAAAGAATATCTTGTTTAG
- the ehuC gene encoding ectoine/hydroxyectoine ABC transporter permease subunit EhuC, which produces MTLLEFLSEYGSRLIDGSLVTVLLTILASALAVVIAVVMGLMRMSRSRLISLPAAVYIEIFRGTSLLVQLYWIFFVLPLFGVTFDKFTAGFVAVGMNLGAYGAELVRGAILAVPKGQWEAALSLGLSPFKRMVRIIFPQALLIMLPPWGNLLIELLKGTALVSLISVADLMFESKQINASTFLSAQSFGCALIIYYIMARFMLTPTMRWFERVMARKIGRIR; this is translated from the coding sequence ATGACATTATTAGAGTTTCTCTCTGAATATGGTTCGAGGCTGATTGACGGCTCTCTTGTGACTGTTTTGCTTACTATTCTGGCTTCAGCTCTTGCGGTGGTGATAGCTGTTGTTATGGGGTTGATGAGAATGTCACGGAGCAGACTGATAAGCCTGCCTGCTGCTGTATATATAGAGATTTTCCGCGGAACTTCTCTTTTGGTACAGCTTTACTGGATATTTTTTGTACTTCCTCTTTTTGGTGTTACGTTTGACAAATTCACAGCAGGTTTTGTGGCTGTTGGTATGAATCTGGGCGCATATGGAGCCGAGCTGGTCAGGGGCGCAATACTCGCTGTTCCTAAGGGGCAGTGGGAAGCAGCACTCTCTCTCGGGCTTTCGCCATTCAAAAGGATGGTGCGCATCATCTTTCCGCAGGCGCTTCTCATAATGCTGCCGCCGTGGGGTAATCTGCTTATAGAGCTTCTGAAGGGAACCGCACTTGTTTCGCTCATTTCTGTTGCAGATCTTATGTTCGAGTCAAAGCAGATTAATGCATCGACATTTCTTTCTGCACAGTCCTTTGGCTGTGCGCTTATCATATATTATATAATGGCTAGGTTCATGCTGACTCCTACTATGCGCTGGTTTGAGCGGGTGATGGCACGCAAGATAGGGAGGATCAGATGA
- the ehuA gene encoding ectoine/hydroxyectoine ABC transporter ATP-binding protein EhuA, whose amino-acid sequence MKKNIENYPLKLTGENIPMVDFRNVSKAYGDLVVLDSLNLKVEEGEMVTVIGPSGSGKTTVLRMLMALEKINSGVIYVDGEPLSHMEKNGKLVRANEKYLRRQRAEIGMCFQHFNLFPHMTALENCMEAPVHVLGLTKKQARERSEELLDMVGMLEKANEHPSRLSGGQQQRVAIARSLAMRPKMMLFDEVTSALDPEVIGEVTSVIRKLVSKHNLTMLMVTHQMGFAREISDRVCFFYDGKIEEQGKPDDIFENPQKERTQQFLSAVLEAG is encoded by the coding sequence ATGAAAAAAAATATAGAGAATTATCCGCTGAAACTGACAGGGGAAAATATCCCTATGGTAGACTTCAGAAATGTAAGTAAAGCATACGGTGATCTGGTGGTGCTTGATTCACTGAATCTGAAAGTGGAAGAGGGGGAGATGGTAACGGTTATCGGACCTTCCGGGTCGGGTAAGACGACTGTCTTGCGGATGCTGATGGCACTGGAAAAGATAAACAGCGGCGTGATATATGTGGACGGGGAACCTCTGTCGCACATGGAGAAAAACGGAAAGCTCGTAAGGGCTAATGAGAAATATCTGCGCAGACAGCGTGCAGAGATAGGCATGTGTTTCCAGCACTTTAACCTTTTTCCGCACATGACTGCTCTTGAAAACTGCATGGAAGCTCCGGTTCATGTGCTCGGTCTCACTAAAAAGCAGGCAAGGGAACGTTCCGAAGAGCTTCTAGATATGGTGGGGATGCTTGAGAAGGCAAACGAACACCCCTCAAGGCTTTCGGGAGGTCAGCAGCAGCGTGTTGCCATAGCTAGGTCTCTTGCAATGCGTCCTAAGATGATGTTGTTTGACGAAGTTACATCTGCCCTTGATCCGGAAGTCATAGGTGAAGTTACAAGTGTTATAAGGAAGCTTGTCTCAAAGCATAATCTGACAATGCTGATGGTCACTCACCAAATGGGATTTGCAAGGGAGATATCTGACAGGGTTTGCTTTTTCTATGACGGAAAGATAGAGGAACAGGGGAAACCCGATGATATCTTTGAGAATCCTCAGAAAGAGAGAACTCAGCAGTTCCTGAGTGCGGTGCTTGAAGCAGGTTAA
- a CDS encoding response regulator transcription factor — MRNLNVLYVEDDEITRMVLSRQLSAEYSNIFQAADGKEGLRIYKEILPDVVITDLTMPVMSGMEMIMHILEIRPDQPIIVLTGCYDESQHFLDCVVISKPVVATDIFKTVESLGI, encoded by the coding sequence ATGAGAAATTTAAATGTCCTTTATGTTGAAGATGATGAGATTACACGAATGGTGCTCTCCAGACAGCTTTCTGCGGAATATTCTAATATTTTTCAGGCAGCGGACGGAAAAGAAGGGCTTCGTATATACAAAGAGATATTACCGGATGTTGTTATAACAGACCTTACCATGCCTGTTATGTCAGGTATGGAGATGATTATGCATATTCTTGAGATAAGACCTGACCAACCGATTATTGTCCTGACAGGATGCTATGATGAATCACAGCATTTTCTGGATTGTGTGGTGATAAGCAAACCTGTGGTTGCTACTGATATTTTTAAGACTGTTGAGTCGCTTGGCATCTGA